One segment of Megachile rotundata isolate GNS110a chromosome 4, iyMegRotu1, whole genome shotgun sequence DNA contains the following:
- the LOC100879152 gene encoding uncharacterized protein LOC100879152 isoform X1 yields MIYMMASRETSINSKNSDDHSVETLAEVFRCFICMEKLRDAHLCPHCSKLCCYTCIRRWLTEQRSQCPHCRASLHLHELVNCRWVEEVTQQLDTLQAVGISNSRHDDSNRDRCTVHHEKLSVYCWTCRRCICHQCALWGGTHSGHTFKPLEEVYEQHVTQIKAEVGQLKRRLMELISLVQEVERNVESVRAAKDERVREIRGAVELIIARLDSQLKAKLLTLMGQKNSLTLETEQLEALLQEVEHQLHTCTRSELIIKSSELSRMIHQVRKKPMTSFVTAPVPADFHSEIVPGYDSATFAMQNFTQLQLKADPVYSAPLHVNGLCWRLKVYPDGNGVVRGNYLSVFLELSAGLPETSKYEYRVEMIHQGSRDTSKNIVREFASDFEIGECWGYNRFFRLDLLATEGYLNTELDTLILRFQVRPPTFYQRCRDQQWYISQLITVQNQYATQINELKERLAIEISRNAMAATRVPSGATLCGSASNIAPVMMQQQSQAAGDPLVNTNTTRSVETYPNGTCTSRSVQNVLPGGSNNNALVGDQLMPMCEIGELSNMRPLGSTSTLSSISSKTSLKQHRINNLSVVEAESPNLHSTNDGSSGDCPATDAHSPSPSYSSPTVLNQQPLNLLSSSSSSDSGELSEHDIYLDECEHNEPHLTLLDDNSNDENDVDDETMSGASSNRGSVGDVQRIRQRENKLDKGENDVEVAESLTLWIQNKQRTKQQSNRDSTGDTCRHNFICHCRLRGNDSLEDEIMLLHLFEMQDRNSAWPPLCFNNQHVDDTCDARASLTNLHHNSSPLHCNATLPTHGSSTFSHKHRELDSVCNEQFSDKRSTCPSHLCQPQMMCNGRSKLSQLSNICQQDVSGLIACGSQTRSEPATRSNSIDCEKDLPKISVANKMNHEVETTRSDLIVPSVVLDSNKIVSKHLLSRRQSSPSSSSNVSIVNNENSKIFEFEQLLETIQLSPISQKDTASCFNKLRKNISSDGKNSGCTVTNIKSTALSLGPDVPSSSTSNATDAIPSPNNYSWAPALYQHKHSQKNILEATMQMSSNDTSNKCTAEKSLEETNS; encoded by the exons atgatataCATGATGGCTAGTAGAGAAACATcaattaattcaaaaaattcggACGATCACAGTGTGGAG ACATTGGCAGAAGTCTTCCGATGTTTCATTTGTATGGAGAAGCTGAGAGATGCACATCTTTGTCCTCATTGCAGTAAATTATGTTGTTACACATGTATTAGACGGTGGCTAACAGAACAACGCTCTCAATGTCCTCATTGTAGAGCTTCTTTACATTTGCATGAGTTAGTAAATTGTCGATGGGTTGAAGAAGTGACACAACAGCTGGATACTCTTCAAGCTGTTGGTATCTCAAACTCTAGACATGATGACTCAAATAGGGAtag GTGTACCGTACATCATGAAAAGCTATCTGTTTATTGTTGGACCTGTCGTAGATGTATATGTCATCAGTGTGCTTTGTGGGGTGGTACCCATTCAGGGCACACTTTTAAGCCATTAGAAGAAGTATATGAACAACATGTTACACAAATAAAAGCAGAAGTTGGGCAGTTGAAAAGAAGGTTAATGGAATTGATTAGCCTAGTACAAGAAGTG gAACGTAATGTTGAATCAGTAAGAGCTGCAAAGGATGAAAGGGTCAGAGAAATTAGAGGTGCTGTAGAATTGATAATAGCACGTTTGGATTCTCAGCTGAAAgctaaattattaacattaatgGGTCAAAAGAATTCTTTAACATTAGAAACAGAACAGTTAGAAGCTTTATTGCAAGAAGTGGAACATCAGTTACATACATGTACTCGTTCTGAACTTATAATCAAAAGTTCAGAACTTTCAAGGATGATACATCAAGTACGAAAAAAACCAATGACAAGTTTTGTCACTGCCCCTGTACCAGCTGATTTTCACAG tGAAATTGTACCAGGATATGATAGTGCTACATTTGCAATGCAAAATTTTACACAACTGCAATTAAAAGCAGATCCAGTATATTCTGCACCCTTGCATGTTAATGGATTGTGTTGGAGATTGAAAGTATATCCTGATGGAAATGGTGTTGTACGTGGAAATTATTTATCGGTTTTTTTAGAATTAAGTGCTGGTTTGCCAGAAACATCAAA ATACGAATATCGAGTTGAAATGATACATCAAGGATCTCGTGATACAAGTAAGAACATCGTACGAGAATTTGCTTCTGACTTTGAAATCGGTGAATGTTGGGGTTATAATAGATTTTTTAGATTAGATTTACTTGCAACTGAAGGATATTTAAATACAGAATTGGATACTCTTATATTAAG GTTTCAGGTACGTCCACCGACGTTCTATCAACGTTGCAGAGACCAACAATGGTATATTAGTCAATTAATTACCGTTCAAAATCAATATGCTACTCAAATCAATGAACTCAAAGAG aGGCTAGCAATAGAAATATCACGAAATGCAATGGCAGCAACCAGAGTACCTAGTGGAGCCACATTATGTGGATCTGCGTCAAACATAGCACCTGTGAtgatgcaacaacaatcacaagcTGCTGGAGATCCTTTAGTCAATACTAACACTACCCGTTCTGTTGAAACATATCCAAACGGTACATGTACAAG TAGATCAGTGCAGAATGTGCTTCCTGGAGGAAGTAATAACAACGCCTTAGTGGGTGATCAACTAATGCCTATGTGTGAAATAGGAGAACTCTCTAATATGCGTCCTCTTGGCTCCACTTCAACATTATCGTCCATTTCATCTAAAACAAGTTTAAAGCAAcatagaataaataatttaagcgTCGTCGAAGCTGAGTCGCCCAATTTACACAGTACAAATGATGGTTCATCTGGAGATTGTCCGGCAACCGATGCCCACTCTCCATCCCCGTCTTATTCGTCTCCGACAGTACTTAATCAACAACCATTGAATCTTTTATCTAGTAGCAGCAGTAGTGATAGTGGA gaATTAAGCGAACACGATATATATTTGGATGAATGCGAACATAATGAACCGCATTTAACACTTTTAGATGATAATTCTAACGATGAAAACGATGTAGACGATGAAACTATGTCAG GCGCAAGTTCAAACAGAGGTTCTGTAGGGGATGTACAGAGAATCAGACAAAGAGAAAACAAGTTAGATAAAG GTGAGAATGATGTAGAAGTTGCAGAATCATTAACACTGTGGATTCAGAATAAACAGCGCACAAAGCAACAAAGTAATCGAGATAGTACAGGAGACACTTGCAG ACATAATTTTATTTGCCATTGTAGATTGCGCGGCAATGATAGTTTAGAAGATGAAATTATGCTACTACATTTATTCGAAATGCAAGATCGGAATTCTGCCTGGCCTCCTTTGTGCTTTAATAACCAACATGTGGATGATACTTGTGATGCACGGGCATCTTTGACAAATTTACATCATAATTCCAGCCCTTTACACTGTAATGCTACACTGCCAACTCATGGATCATCAACATTTTCACACAAGCATCGTGAACTTGATTCAGtgtgcaacgaacaattttctgATAAACGATCAACGTGTCCTTCGCACCTTTGCCAACCTCAAATGATGTGCAATGGTAGATCCAAACTAAGTCAATTATCTAACATTTGTCAACAAGATGTTTCCGGATTAATAGCTTGCGGGAGTCAGACAAGATCTGAACCTGCGACTCGCTCAAATTCAATAGACTGCGAAAAAGATCTTCCAAAAATATCTGTAGCTAATAAGATGAATCACGAAGTAGAAACTACTAGATCAGATTTGATAGTGCCAAGTG TAGTGTTGGACAGCAACAAAATTGTATCAAAACATTTATTGTCGCGGAGACAGTCTTCGCCGTCGTCGTCCAGTAACGTTAGTATTGTAAATAACGAAAATAGTAAGATATTTGAATTCGAACAATTACTTGAAACTATTCAATTATCTCCAATATCTCAGAAAGACACTGCCAgctgttttaataaattaag GAAAAATATTTCATCCGATGGAAAAAATAGCGGTTGCActgttacaaatattaaatctaCTGCCCTTTCGTTAGGACCGGATGTTCCATCGTCGTCTACAAGTAATGCAACAGATGCTATACCCAGTCCCAACAATTATAGCTGGGCTCCTGCACTATATCAGCACAAGCATA gtCAGAAGAACATTTTAGAGGCTACCATGCAGATGTCTTCTAATGATACTTCCAATAAATGCACTGCCGAAAA GTCATTAGAAGAAACTAATTCTTGA
- the LOC100879152 gene encoding uncharacterized protein LOC100879152 isoform X5, which produces MIYMMASRETSINSKNSDDHSVETLAEVFRCFICMEKLRDAHLCPHCSKLCCYTCIRRWLTEQRSQCPHCRASLHLHELVNCRWVEEVTQQLDTLQAVGISNSRHDDSNRDRCTVHHEKLSVYCWTCRRCICHQCALWGGTHSGHTFKPLEEVYEQHVTQIKAEVGQLKRRLMELISLVQEVERNVESVRAAKDERVREIRGAVELIIARLDSQLKAKLLTLMGQKNSLTLETEQLEALLQEVEHQLHTCTRSELIIKSSELSRMIHQVRKKPMTSFVTAPVPADFHSEIVPGYDSATFAMQNFTQLQLKADPVYSAPLHVNGLCWRLKVYPDGNGVVRGNYLSVFLELSAGLPETSKYEYRVEMIHQGSRDTSKNIVREFASDFEIGECWGYNRFFRLDLLATEGYLNTELDTLILRFQVRPPTFYQRCRDQQWYISQLITVQNQYATQINELKERLAIEISRNAMAATRVPSGATLCGSASNIAPVMMQQQSQAAGDPLVNTNTTRSVETYPNGTCTSRSVQNVLPGGSNNNALVGDQLMPMCEIGELSNMRPLGSTSTLSSISSKTSLKQHRINNLSVVEAESPNLHSTNDGSSGDCPATDAHSPSPSYSSPTVLNQQPLNLLSSSSSSDSGELSEHDIYLDECEHNEPHLTLLDDNSNDENDVDDETMSGENDVEVAESLTLWIQNKQRTKQQSNRDSTGDTCRHNFICHCRLRGNDSLEDEIMLLHLFEMQDRNSAWPPLCFNNQHVDDTCDARASLTNLHHNSSPLHCNATLPTHGSSTFSHKHRELDSVCNEQFSDKRSTCPSHLCQPQMMCNGRSKLSQLSNICQQDVSGLIACGSQTRSEPATRSNSIDCEKDLPKISVANKMNHEVETTRSDLIVPSVVLDSNKIVSKHLLSRRQSSPSSSSNVSIVNNENSKIFEFEQLLETIQLSPISQKDTASCFNKLRKNISSDGKNSGCTVTNIKSTALSLGPDVPSSSTSNATDAIPSPNNYSWAPALYQHKHSQKNILEATMQMSSNDTSNKCTAEKSLEETNS; this is translated from the exons atgatataCATGATGGCTAGTAGAGAAACATcaattaattcaaaaaattcggACGATCACAGTGTGGAG ACATTGGCAGAAGTCTTCCGATGTTTCATTTGTATGGAGAAGCTGAGAGATGCACATCTTTGTCCTCATTGCAGTAAATTATGTTGTTACACATGTATTAGACGGTGGCTAACAGAACAACGCTCTCAATGTCCTCATTGTAGAGCTTCTTTACATTTGCATGAGTTAGTAAATTGTCGATGGGTTGAAGAAGTGACACAACAGCTGGATACTCTTCAAGCTGTTGGTATCTCAAACTCTAGACATGATGACTCAAATAGGGAtag GTGTACCGTACATCATGAAAAGCTATCTGTTTATTGTTGGACCTGTCGTAGATGTATATGTCATCAGTGTGCTTTGTGGGGTGGTACCCATTCAGGGCACACTTTTAAGCCATTAGAAGAAGTATATGAACAACATGTTACACAAATAAAAGCAGAAGTTGGGCAGTTGAAAAGAAGGTTAATGGAATTGATTAGCCTAGTACAAGAAGTG gAACGTAATGTTGAATCAGTAAGAGCTGCAAAGGATGAAAGGGTCAGAGAAATTAGAGGTGCTGTAGAATTGATAATAGCACGTTTGGATTCTCAGCTGAAAgctaaattattaacattaatgGGTCAAAAGAATTCTTTAACATTAGAAACAGAACAGTTAGAAGCTTTATTGCAAGAAGTGGAACATCAGTTACATACATGTACTCGTTCTGAACTTATAATCAAAAGTTCAGAACTTTCAAGGATGATACATCAAGTACGAAAAAAACCAATGACAAGTTTTGTCACTGCCCCTGTACCAGCTGATTTTCACAG tGAAATTGTACCAGGATATGATAGTGCTACATTTGCAATGCAAAATTTTACACAACTGCAATTAAAAGCAGATCCAGTATATTCTGCACCCTTGCATGTTAATGGATTGTGTTGGAGATTGAAAGTATATCCTGATGGAAATGGTGTTGTACGTGGAAATTATTTATCGGTTTTTTTAGAATTAAGTGCTGGTTTGCCAGAAACATCAAA ATACGAATATCGAGTTGAAATGATACATCAAGGATCTCGTGATACAAGTAAGAACATCGTACGAGAATTTGCTTCTGACTTTGAAATCGGTGAATGTTGGGGTTATAATAGATTTTTTAGATTAGATTTACTTGCAACTGAAGGATATTTAAATACAGAATTGGATACTCTTATATTAAG GTTTCAGGTACGTCCACCGACGTTCTATCAACGTTGCAGAGACCAACAATGGTATATTAGTCAATTAATTACCGTTCAAAATCAATATGCTACTCAAATCAATGAACTCAAAGAG aGGCTAGCAATAGAAATATCACGAAATGCAATGGCAGCAACCAGAGTACCTAGTGGAGCCACATTATGTGGATCTGCGTCAAACATAGCACCTGTGAtgatgcaacaacaatcacaagcTGCTGGAGATCCTTTAGTCAATACTAACACTACCCGTTCTGTTGAAACATATCCAAACGGTACATGTACAAG TAGATCAGTGCAGAATGTGCTTCCTGGAGGAAGTAATAACAACGCCTTAGTGGGTGATCAACTAATGCCTATGTGTGAAATAGGAGAACTCTCTAATATGCGTCCTCTTGGCTCCACTTCAACATTATCGTCCATTTCATCTAAAACAAGTTTAAAGCAAcatagaataaataatttaagcgTCGTCGAAGCTGAGTCGCCCAATTTACACAGTACAAATGATGGTTCATCTGGAGATTGTCCGGCAACCGATGCCCACTCTCCATCCCCGTCTTATTCGTCTCCGACAGTACTTAATCAACAACCATTGAATCTTTTATCTAGTAGCAGCAGTAGTGATAGTGGA gaATTAAGCGAACACGATATATATTTGGATGAATGCGAACATAATGAACCGCATTTAACACTTTTAGATGATAATTCTAACGATGAAAACGATGTAGACGATGAAACTATGTCAG GTGAGAATGATGTAGAAGTTGCAGAATCATTAACACTGTGGATTCAGAATAAACAGCGCACAAAGCAACAAAGTAATCGAGATAGTACAGGAGACACTTGCAG ACATAATTTTATTTGCCATTGTAGATTGCGCGGCAATGATAGTTTAGAAGATGAAATTATGCTACTACATTTATTCGAAATGCAAGATCGGAATTCTGCCTGGCCTCCTTTGTGCTTTAATAACCAACATGTGGATGATACTTGTGATGCACGGGCATCTTTGACAAATTTACATCATAATTCCAGCCCTTTACACTGTAATGCTACACTGCCAACTCATGGATCATCAACATTTTCACACAAGCATCGTGAACTTGATTCAGtgtgcaacgaacaattttctgATAAACGATCAACGTGTCCTTCGCACCTTTGCCAACCTCAAATGATGTGCAATGGTAGATCCAAACTAAGTCAATTATCTAACATTTGTCAACAAGATGTTTCCGGATTAATAGCTTGCGGGAGTCAGACAAGATCTGAACCTGCGACTCGCTCAAATTCAATAGACTGCGAAAAAGATCTTCCAAAAATATCTGTAGCTAATAAGATGAATCACGAAGTAGAAACTACTAGATCAGATTTGATAGTGCCAAGTG TAGTGTTGGACAGCAACAAAATTGTATCAAAACATTTATTGTCGCGGAGACAGTCTTCGCCGTCGTCGTCCAGTAACGTTAGTATTGTAAATAACGAAAATAGTAAGATATTTGAATTCGAACAATTACTTGAAACTATTCAATTATCTCCAATATCTCAGAAAGACACTGCCAgctgttttaataaattaag GAAAAATATTTCATCCGATGGAAAAAATAGCGGTTGCActgttacaaatattaaatctaCTGCCCTTTCGTTAGGACCGGATGTTCCATCGTCGTCTACAAGTAATGCAACAGATGCTATACCCAGTCCCAACAATTATAGCTGGGCTCCTGCACTATATCAGCACAAGCATA gtCAGAAGAACATTTTAGAGGCTACCATGCAGATGTCTTCTAATGATACTTCCAATAAATGCACTGCCGAAAA GTCATTAGAAGAAACTAATTCTTGA
- the LOC100879152 gene encoding uncharacterized protein LOC100879152 isoform X4: MIYMMASRETSINSKNSDDHSVETLAEVFRCFICMEKLRDAHLCPHCSKLCCYTCIRRWLTEQRSQCPHCRASLHLHELVNCRWVEEVTQQLDTLQAVGISNSRHDDSNRDRCTVHHEKLSVYCWTCRRCICHQCALWGGTHSGHTFKPLEEVYEQHVTQIKAEVGQLKRRLMELISLVQEVERNVESVRAAKDERVREIRGAVELIIARLDSQLKAKLLTLMGQKNSLTLETEQLEALLQEVEHQLHTCTRSELIIKSSELSRMIHQVRKKPMTSFVTAPVPADFHSEIVPGYDSATFAMQNFTQLQLKADPVYSAPLHVNGLCWRLKVYPDGNGVVRGNYLSVFLELSAGLPETSKYEYRVEMIHQGSRDTSKNIVREFASDFEIGECWGYNRFFRLDLLATEGYLNTELDTLILRFQVRPPTFYQRCRDQQWYISQLITVQNQYATQINELKERLAIEISRNAMAATRVPSGATLCGSASNIAPVMMQQQSQAAGDPLVNTNTTRSVETYPNGTCTSRSVQNVLPGGSNNNALVGDQLMPMCEIGELSNMRPLGSTSTLSSISSKTSLKQHRINNLSVVEAESPNLHSTNDGSSGDCPATDAHSPSPSYSSPTVLNQQPLNLLSSSSSSDSGELSEHDIYLDECEHNEPHLTLLDDNSNDENDVDDETMSGASSNRGSVGDVQRIRQRENKLDKGENDVEVAESLTLWIQNKQRTKQQSNRDSTGDTCRLRGNDSLEDEIMLLHLFEMQDRNSAWPPLCFNNQHVDDTCDARASLTNLHHNSSPLHCNATLPTHGSSTFSHKHRELDSVCNEQFSDKRSTCPSHLCQPQMMCNGRSKLSQLSNICQQDVSGLIACGSQTRSEPATRSNSIDCEKDLPKISVANKMNHEVETTRSDLIVPSVVLDSNKIVSKHLLSRRQSSPSSSSNVSIVNNENSKIFEFEQLLETIQLSPISQKDTASCFNKLRKNISSDGKNSGCTVTNIKSTALSLGPDVPSSSTSNATDAIPSPNNYSWAPALYQHKHSQKNILEATMQMSSNDTSNKCTAEKSLEETNS; the protein is encoded by the exons atgatataCATGATGGCTAGTAGAGAAACATcaattaattcaaaaaattcggACGATCACAGTGTGGAG ACATTGGCAGAAGTCTTCCGATGTTTCATTTGTATGGAGAAGCTGAGAGATGCACATCTTTGTCCTCATTGCAGTAAATTATGTTGTTACACATGTATTAGACGGTGGCTAACAGAACAACGCTCTCAATGTCCTCATTGTAGAGCTTCTTTACATTTGCATGAGTTAGTAAATTGTCGATGGGTTGAAGAAGTGACACAACAGCTGGATACTCTTCAAGCTGTTGGTATCTCAAACTCTAGACATGATGACTCAAATAGGGAtag GTGTACCGTACATCATGAAAAGCTATCTGTTTATTGTTGGACCTGTCGTAGATGTATATGTCATCAGTGTGCTTTGTGGGGTGGTACCCATTCAGGGCACACTTTTAAGCCATTAGAAGAAGTATATGAACAACATGTTACACAAATAAAAGCAGAAGTTGGGCAGTTGAAAAGAAGGTTAATGGAATTGATTAGCCTAGTACAAGAAGTG gAACGTAATGTTGAATCAGTAAGAGCTGCAAAGGATGAAAGGGTCAGAGAAATTAGAGGTGCTGTAGAATTGATAATAGCACGTTTGGATTCTCAGCTGAAAgctaaattattaacattaatgGGTCAAAAGAATTCTTTAACATTAGAAACAGAACAGTTAGAAGCTTTATTGCAAGAAGTGGAACATCAGTTACATACATGTACTCGTTCTGAACTTATAATCAAAAGTTCAGAACTTTCAAGGATGATACATCAAGTACGAAAAAAACCAATGACAAGTTTTGTCACTGCCCCTGTACCAGCTGATTTTCACAG tGAAATTGTACCAGGATATGATAGTGCTACATTTGCAATGCAAAATTTTACACAACTGCAATTAAAAGCAGATCCAGTATATTCTGCACCCTTGCATGTTAATGGATTGTGTTGGAGATTGAAAGTATATCCTGATGGAAATGGTGTTGTACGTGGAAATTATTTATCGGTTTTTTTAGAATTAAGTGCTGGTTTGCCAGAAACATCAAA ATACGAATATCGAGTTGAAATGATACATCAAGGATCTCGTGATACAAGTAAGAACATCGTACGAGAATTTGCTTCTGACTTTGAAATCGGTGAATGTTGGGGTTATAATAGATTTTTTAGATTAGATTTACTTGCAACTGAAGGATATTTAAATACAGAATTGGATACTCTTATATTAAG GTTTCAGGTACGTCCACCGACGTTCTATCAACGTTGCAGAGACCAACAATGGTATATTAGTCAATTAATTACCGTTCAAAATCAATATGCTACTCAAATCAATGAACTCAAAGAG aGGCTAGCAATAGAAATATCACGAAATGCAATGGCAGCAACCAGAGTACCTAGTGGAGCCACATTATGTGGATCTGCGTCAAACATAGCACCTGTGAtgatgcaacaacaatcacaagcTGCTGGAGATCCTTTAGTCAATACTAACACTACCCGTTCTGTTGAAACATATCCAAACGGTACATGTACAAG TAGATCAGTGCAGAATGTGCTTCCTGGAGGAAGTAATAACAACGCCTTAGTGGGTGATCAACTAATGCCTATGTGTGAAATAGGAGAACTCTCTAATATGCGTCCTCTTGGCTCCACTTCAACATTATCGTCCATTTCATCTAAAACAAGTTTAAAGCAAcatagaataaataatttaagcgTCGTCGAAGCTGAGTCGCCCAATTTACACAGTACAAATGATGGTTCATCTGGAGATTGTCCGGCAACCGATGCCCACTCTCCATCCCCGTCTTATTCGTCTCCGACAGTACTTAATCAACAACCATTGAATCTTTTATCTAGTAGCAGCAGTAGTGATAGTGGA gaATTAAGCGAACACGATATATATTTGGATGAATGCGAACATAATGAACCGCATTTAACACTTTTAGATGATAATTCTAACGATGAAAACGATGTAGACGATGAAACTATGTCAG GCGCAAGTTCAAACAGAGGTTCTGTAGGGGATGTACAGAGAATCAGACAAAGAGAAAACAAGTTAGATAAAG GTGAGAATGATGTAGAAGTTGCAGAATCATTAACACTGTGGATTCAGAATAAACAGCGCACAAAGCAACAAAGTAATCGAGATAGTACAGGAGACACTTGCAG ATTGCGCGGCAATGATAGTTTAGAAGATGAAATTATGCTACTACATTTATTCGAAATGCAAGATCGGAATTCTGCCTGGCCTCCTTTGTGCTTTAATAACCAACATGTGGATGATACTTGTGATGCACGGGCATCTTTGACAAATTTACATCATAATTCCAGCCCTTTACACTGTAATGCTACACTGCCAACTCATGGATCATCAACATTTTCACACAAGCATCGTGAACTTGATTCAGtgtgcaacgaacaattttctgATAAACGATCAACGTGTCCTTCGCACCTTTGCCAACCTCAAATGATGTGCAATGGTAGATCCAAACTAAGTCAATTATCTAACATTTGTCAACAAGATGTTTCCGGATTAATAGCTTGCGGGAGTCAGACAAGATCTGAACCTGCGACTCGCTCAAATTCAATAGACTGCGAAAAAGATCTTCCAAAAATATCTGTAGCTAATAAGATGAATCACGAAGTAGAAACTACTAGATCAGATTTGATAGTGCCAAGTG TAGTGTTGGACAGCAACAAAATTGTATCAAAACATTTATTGTCGCGGAGACAGTCTTCGCCGTCGTCGTCCAGTAACGTTAGTATTGTAAATAACGAAAATAGTAAGATATTTGAATTCGAACAATTACTTGAAACTATTCAATTATCTCCAATATCTCAGAAAGACACTGCCAgctgttttaataaattaag GAAAAATATTTCATCCGATGGAAAAAATAGCGGTTGCActgttacaaatattaaatctaCTGCCCTTTCGTTAGGACCGGATGTTCCATCGTCGTCTACAAGTAATGCAACAGATGCTATACCCAGTCCCAACAATTATAGCTGGGCTCCTGCACTATATCAGCACAAGCATA gtCAGAAGAACATTTTAGAGGCTACCATGCAGATGTCTTCTAATGATACTTCCAATAAATGCACTGCCGAAAA GTCATTAGAAGAAACTAATTCTTGA